aaagggtttcagatgaatttatacattatgtacatataatcatgaaattgaTGGTGCTGAAAGAATGGCTCGATGATGCTGTAAGTTATTTcttaacataattaatttattgtgtttttaaatGTTTGTGCGACTTATATGCGATTTATATGCGATGTTTGCACTTTCTGTTAAATCTTTATATGCGAATTTTATGCGATGATGGTGCGATGTTTGTGCGATTATTCATtaatttatgtattatttttgCGACTTATGTGCGATTTATATTTTGGTAATTTCTTGTGCGATTTCCTGCAATATTTGTGCGACATTTATGCGATATCTGTCTTACTGTTTTCTTTTGGAACACAGCAACTTGATGCCATGGCACACTTATTGAGAAGAAGACGGACCCTGTACCCAGAAGTCTACACTCGAAAAGGTGTAGTTTTGGACACATCTGCTCCACAGATATTTGCCATGTATTGGAATTTCTATGAGGGTGACAAGAGCAAGATGAAATGGGATGAGGCCGTTATGAATTACGTACAGGGGATACCGCACAGATACTTGCCATGTTGGGAGAACCAGGATTACATATACTTTGTCTTGCACCTTCCTAAAGAGCGCCACTGGGTGGCAGTTGAGGTGGATATTGACAACTGGGAGATCATTGTATATGATTCTGATATCGGTGCCACCGTTGAGGAAGCCATGAAGTCATATTTGAAGCCTTACAGCGAGCTATTTGCGAATCTAATTCAAGCTAGCGGTTATTTTCCATACAACAATTATGTACATCCGATGGAGTTTGGCGATCTCAGTCAACTCCTACCCCTACATTATAGACGAGCTACCTCTAAGGTTGCACCACAAACAGAGAGCAGgtgaatctcttttttttttttaagtgatttatttaattttgcacTCCATTATGAATTACTTAACTTAATTGTTGCTaatatttagtaatttttttatttgtagtgCCAATTGTGGAGTGTATGCCATGGAGTACATTGAGCACTGCATGCTGGACCGGTCGTTAGAGCTAGTTAATGATGGTAACATGCTCACCTTTAGACATAGGTGGTGTGTGGACTTATTTTACCAGAACTTAACATGGTAGTTTTTTGTAGGTTTTTGTAATGTTATTCTTTTACACATAAACTCcccttttgtaattgtattataatctcgccaaaattatatataacaagtaAATTTAAAGCTATTTAAATTGTTGCTTGTatcaatttctttattttttttaatttttgataaatacCTATTTTATTGTTATGACGGTAACTAAGGGAAATGATGACATCTTGAAAAATGATTCTGGTAAGAATCGCATTAAAATCGCACATTAATCGCATAATATCcccaaaaaaacaaaaccaaacaaactaaaaaatcaagATCTTGTTAGTTAAGATCGCACTAAAATCGCACAGTAAACGCATAAAATCGGCAAAAAATACAGAACCAagcaaactaaaaaataaagatcCTGTCAGTTAACATCGCACTAACATCGCACAGTAATCGCATAATATCGCCAAGAAATACAGAaccaaacaaactaaaaaatcaagATCCTGTCAGTTAAAATCACACTAAAATCGCACAGTAATCGCATAATATCGCCAAAAAATACAGAACCAAACAAACTGAAAAATCAAGATCCTGTCAGTTAACATCACACTAAAATCGCACAGTAATCGCATAATGTCGCCTAAAAGTCGGTAAACAAACCAAAAAAGTATTAATCTAGGAGAAAATCGCACAATATCCAACAACCAGCAATACAACACATattcatttaaatattagagAAATGGTTCAAACTCGAGCTTTGCATGTAGCTCTATTATGCCCTGTACCGTGACATAGCGAGCAGTGACGAGGTTGCACTACCACCTGACCATTGGACGGTCGACGCTTCGTCGATCTTCTACCTGCATTGCTCTTCCTAGGCCGACCTACTGGTTTTTTCTCCACTGGTACCCCGATTCTTATGTTCCTTATGTGTTCCGGTAGTACCCACTCATCCTCCTCCCCAACAATATTAATTGTGGCATCGTAGATCTTCTTCCATGTTTCTTTTGTGTAATATAGAGAGCAAAGTGTGTACACGCTCACATTCTGACTAACTGCTGCGGCACATGCATGGGGACAAGGGATTGTGAGCGTTTGGAAAAGTCTGCAAGTGCATGTTCTCTCCACTAagttcacatcaccacctctctCACCTTGAGGACTCGTACCAACGTTGAACAATTGGGCACCATTACGAAGGACAATCCTGAACATACCATCTTTGTCTAGATCCTTTAAATCATTTTCAAAAGTAGTAGCCAAAGGAGTAGTGCACTTACTTGCCTTTTCGAGACGAGAAGCAAACCAATTTTGAAGTGTGAACCTGATGAAGTCAACTAAAATAGTTACTGGATATTTTCTAAATTCTTCTGTCACCTTGTTGAAGCTTTCGGCAGCGTTGCTTGTCATTATGTTGTACCGATCGCCTGAACAATAAGGACGAGCCCACTTTTCAAACCCTATTTGCTCGACGTATGTAGCAATGGCAGGGTCCATCTGTTTCAGCACCTCAAAATGTCTATCACATTCCGTCTTGTTCCATGCGTAAGCGGCAAGCCATATTTGCTGGTTGCATACATCAGTCTTAAACTTGTGAACGACATTCATAGTAATATGCTTGAAGCATGCACAGTGGCATGCTTCTGGGAAAACAACCTCAACAGCatgttcaatgctttgatgcctatccgataTGAACATAAGATTTTCAACCTCACCAATGGCTTCCTTTAACTTCCGCAAGAAATACTTCCAAGAGTCATGATTCTCACTGTCAACAATTGCAAAGGCTACCGGAAACAATTGGTTGTTTGCGTTGTACGCAACAGCAACTAACAGTGTTCCTCCatacttcgtcttcaagaatGTTCCGTCGATACTAATCACAGGACGAAAAAACTTAAATCCCTTCCTACAAGCATCGAGTGACCAgaaacagtacttgaaccgGTTATCCTCGCTGACAATGTCAGTAATAGTacctggattcttctgttcTAGCATGTAGAAGTAACCATATAACTTCTTATAAGATTCTGCTGGAGTACCCCTCTTGTACATAACTGCCTTCTCTCTGCATCTCCAAGCATTCTCATAACTCATCTTGATGCCATATTCATCAAACATatccctctgtatgtcttttGCCTTGTAGTTAGATCCATATGAtgtgtacttgttcttaataatGTGACCAATAACCCACGGTGCTGCTTGTCGGTGATCAGAATGTCTAGAATccaagttacatgtgtgttcgttGTGAAACACAGTAACCTCAAACATGTAACAAAGTGCCTTCTTCTTCCCCCttaatctccatttacaattttCATCCTTACAAGTAACGTAAAACACATCAGTGCCAGACTTACTTACCATccactcaaaattatttttcagtgcATACCTTCCCACTACATTCTTCAATTCTTCCTTGTTTTTGTACAACTTGCCAAGATATATCTCCCCTGAAGGCGTACCACTAAGAGATGTTGTACACACATTATTTTCCTCTATGTCTTCCCTTGTCCACACAAGAGGTTTGAATTTAGTAGAAACTTCAAATTCAAATACAGGAGCACTATTAGAAGGACCTGGCCGACTGCTACTAGTTCCTGGTGTTTGGTGATTCTCACTACGGGGGGTCTTCTTTGTCGCTCTACTTGGTTGCTTGGAGTTAGTTCCATCCTCAGGGGAGGTACATCTGTAGCCACATCATCATTCACACCCAAATCAACCACAGGATCATTGTTGTAAAAGGGAGCATCGAACTCATCTGAATGATCAAATGCGATACCCACTCTCTCATCATCTATATTAGTGCCAACTTGCTCATTCAAACCAACCACCAGATCAGTTTCTGGGAAAAACGTCCCAACAACACTTCTAGGGGTTACATTTCTGGGAGTAGGCTCCGAATTCACATTCTTCTTCACCTTAGTCACAAATAGTGGCAACAAGTTGTCGACACTCATTTTTGCCTTCATGCTCAAGAATACTCGTAGTTGACTATCTTTCACTAAAACCTCAGGCGAAAACTTAGTGCCTTTCATGTACATGTAAAGCACTTTTAACTTCAATTCATACACCAATGGGTCCACATCCAACTCCTCATGCAAAACTTCACGCACCTTTTCCAGTGTAGAGTCAATGTCAAACATCAATGTCTTACTTTTTGAGGAATCAAATACCCAGTTGAAACCCTCCACAGTCCAAACGCCATCATACAGCACAGGCACAAATACAATTGAATCTGTCCcaaagaaaaatacaaagaaaTAAACAGAAAAAATCAGCATACAATATCGCACATAAATCGCACAAGGTACTACAGAGGTCGCACAACGTCGCCTAATACAACAATAATATGGTGAAGTATAAAGTCGCACAATAATCGCACAGAAAAGGGAAAATATCGCATAAAGTCGCACAAGAACACATACATGACAAAATCGCATAATGCTGCACAAAATGTCGCACACAAATCGCCTAACATCAAAATCGCACATAATCGCATAACCATCGTACAATGTCGCCAAAATTAATCATGTCACCCCTAACCTCAGATTTCTCATGAAATCGCACAAAGAATCGTATAAAGTCACATAAAATcgcaaaaaaatgtaaaaacccagaaaaacacagACTGTTCGGAACAAACTCTACCTCCATTTTAAGGACACAAAAGCCACAAATTACAACTAACAACGTTCAGATCCATACAATATAACAAAAAACAACACTATTTACTAAGAAAAACACTTACCCATTGCTTTGTTGAGTGTGGTGGACCTTGAGGTTGAAAATGGTGAAGGTGTAGGCGACAGTTGGCTGAGACGTTGAGTTGGTGGTGGTGGCAGTCGGCGGCAGTAGGCAGTGATAGAGAGAGAGCAaatgagaaagagaaagaaagtaaaagagagagagtgcgagaagagagagagagagagagagagagagagagagagagagagagagagagagagagagagagagagagagagagagagagagagagagagagagagagagagagagagagagagagagagagagagagagagagagagagagagagagagagatcaaacgagagggaaagagagagaaaggggaGGCTGTGTGGTAGGGGAGGGCATTTTGGTGTTACTATTGACAAAATAGGCATATTTACACAATGTGTAATTTTTTGGTTCAAAATAACACCATGTGTTATTTTTTAGCATGAAAGATCAAATTTCCCTAAAGTATTTAGAATGCAATAAATTAACGGAGAAATGTAAGAGAACAAATAAAGAATAATCAGaatcaatatttataatatgttgtttactaaaattGTTTAGAAAtagaataatattaatttatcttttttacttTATCAGAAAACGTAATTTGAGTATTTAAATTGATTAAATTACGTTTTTGAGTTAAACTTTTTAATATACAGTAGTTATTTTGTAAGACAtgttttaaagaataaaattgttattataaatttagtattaaaaaaataaaataaaagtcattacttttatggtattttttaaaaaattagtggGGAAAGTTCtccatttttttctcttttatttaatcaaattcttcattttctaaatttgataaattaaataaacaaatgtaAGCAATGATTCTATTATCATTTATTCTCATTACTTAATAATAAACATCCCataatataaatagaaatataatggaataagaattttaatataaatgtaTTATGATCTTTGATTAAACactctaattaaataaaataatttgtatATTGACAAAAAtacctttaattttattatttttaatatttaaaatttaaataaaagtaacataaaagggcaaaagatatattttttaacaatGTAAGCATCGTtacattagttttataatataGTGTGGATTACAAAGCTAATGACCATTACAATGTAAAGTCATTACAAAGCTTTAAAAATGAAAGCAAACAAATGTAATGGTAATAATGATTCCATACAATTTCAATTACACTAAATCAATCATGCTCATCAAACCACCACATCGCACAAACTGCTCGCACTAACGCACAAAAAATgcagtttgaaattctttgtgTTGCAGTTGCGGTTTGTATTTTTGTCAAACCGTCAATCTTAATTTAGGTATAACTTTTAAAATACGTAATTTCAATTtatgtaaagtttattttattttaattaaaatttaattaagtaaaattttaattaaacacaatTTCTAATAAACCCATTAATTAGCGGCGAATTACACGGTTAACTTTAAATCACTAAAACACTAAATTAGTAGAGTATTACAAGTAATTTTAGgagataaaataaattattttactttatttctttattattttgctACACTTgaagtttttcatttttctcaAACACTTGCATATATCATTTTGCTTAATAATATACGTATACAACTCTTCTTTTTCTGTATATATAAATCTAAATGTATGTTCTTATACAACTTTCAACGTGAGGTTTTTTTTGGTGGGGGAGGAGAAAATGGTTTACGGTTATTCTAATCCCTATAATTTCTCATGTTACAACTCACAACTCACAACTACCCACTTCCCACGTCTCTCGCTATCTTTCTCttctttatattatatacatcTCACACTCATCATTTGTTTGTAAAATCATTACTctctatatatttaatattcttCTACTCTTCTCACTTAGTAAGTATAATATACTATATAGCTCCTATGGCGTTAACCTTTTGCTCTAATAACTTCCCACAAAATCTCATAAACACAGATACTGTCCTTTTTCCACAAACAAAGAAACaaagatcatcatcatcatcatcatcatcatccacATTGTCCTTTTCATCAAACACCTACTCTTTCACCACTAATCATAATGTGGATCCTCCTCAACCATTATTGTTCCTCTCTAACCCAACAAATCAAAACCCTTTCTTCTCATCACCACCCCTCTATTCCTCTTTCCAATATGATTATTACTACGATCCCATTACCAACACTAATCTCGATTATTCTGAACCTGCCTTTTCATCTCATCACCCAGAAATGGAATTCTTCATTGATCCTAATCAACACATTGATGATCAACTACTACTGGCTCCCTTATTGCCCGAACAAGTAGCCGTACCTGAAAATTATCTTGATCAGAATCAACAAGTAATGATGATTAATAACAACAACCCTTATAGCGAGATGGTAATCACTGGTGCTGATCATGTCAGTGAGTTGAAGAGGAGGAGCAGCAGCAGTAGTAAGGTGGTGTCGCCGCAGAGTATGGCGGCTCGAGAGAGGAGGAGGAAAATAGCAGAGAAGACACAAGAATTGGGTAAACTCATTCCTGGTGGGAATAAGATGACCACTGCTGAAATGTTCCAAGCTGCTTCTAAGTATGTCCACTTTTTGAAGGCACAAATTTCAGTTCTTcaggtaattaattaattgctgctttttttttttttttaatttaagcatTTATATGTTTTACTTGGAACTCGAACCTAGGAACTCCAACACACCCACCTATGGCAATTTGTGGCCTCAAgtggttaattaattaaatgctgCTTAACATTACTATTTCTCACTAtaataactttttcttttctatgaaTGAAAGTTTGATTAATTAATGGAATATTTGTATACTGAAAcagaagatgggtaaagaagaAGTGTTGAACGTGAAAGAGCTTGAGGTGTTAACATCTCCCATTGTTCAAGAGAGGTTGTACTCAGAAGAGAAGTGTTTGGTTCTAAAAGAATTTGTTGGTCAAACTACCCATAATCAAATTAATATTATCAAATCTTAATGAGAGGTTAGCTTTCAAACAAATTAATCTAATGCTAGCTAGATAACATGTCcgcactaattttttttttttgttgttgtattaattttttccctgtatttattttatattgtatttGAGAATTAAATTTGTGAGGAGTATTTagtctattttctttttatcactaatttttaataatttatttgtaGTTCCAGTATTTAATCTCCATTAGAAAAGGTATGgtcatattaataattaatctgttaaaagattaaaaaaaatgtattgcataTAGAGAActgtaaaataatgaaatttggAAGAAAAGTCAAACTGAATAAACGgacaaaataaaatgaaaacacATTGAATTGAACAATGGCGATCACCAAAATAATATCCACGGACAAGAGCACCTTATTAGCAAATTTCAAATAGGAAGTAATGTTTTGAcaaaaggaaaaatagaaagcCAAAAAGGAATCAATAATTTACAATTGTCAATTTCGTTTCAAATTAATTGGCCACATAGAAGGGGAGGATGATACTAATtagattactatttttttttaactaatttaaatCACTAAATATATTTCTTATCAATCACAACAACAAATAGTTACTtaacattaatattaaaaaaaaatgtgatttttagttacaataaaaaagttacttgtattaaaacataatatttacataaaatttatcataaaattagttttagaccgaacaaatattgtgactaaaaatacatttagtcaaaacaaattgtaatttttgtgactacaaatttttaatcataatataaaaaataatgatttataatttgtcacaatttttttacttttagtcacaaattttattgtgactaaaagtaaaaaaatttgtagTGAATACAGTGGAACTTCTATCTAAGAATacattatattctaattgagaggtaaTAACTAAATAGCGATACCCGTATTTTCAGAATGATGGTTGTACAAAGACATGAATGACCACCAAAAAAGcataaaatttctaaattaGAGAAAGTTGCTTCTATGAAGAAAAATGTACGAGATAATAAGAAAGTCGACACCTATGAAAAAGAATTAaggtaatattaatttaaatatattttttgactttctctttatattttcttatactaaagtactttttttttcttttcttaaagGTTTCAAATGAAGAAAGTATTGTAGATGATATTGCTACAAAAGGGAAAGATGTATCCACAATTTCAACCCAATGTGTTACCCATGATTTACAAGAAAAAATGATCTTAAAGGTAAAcaactatttaaaaattttattttgaatttatgtttttataaaaatatatttgcaCTAAAATTTAGATTTTAGGAACAACATATGGAAACAGTGACTTTATATATCACTTCCAAGTGAGCTAACAGATTTCAAATATTTGGATGGATCTTACTTGCAGTATTTAGAATCTTATTATTTTAGACCAAATTTttggaacctctttatataactCAAAGTAATTACTTTATCATATGTATtactttcattttattttccttgtatatatttaaatatagaattgaaaagctaattaatttttttttttttttgataattgaaaagctaattaattaattgtattatttgccGTAAGTAGGTCTTACATTGAGTGATGGAATGCTGCACTAAGCAACTTCAAGCCAAACAATGTATTACCAAGATCCAAAGACTTCTCATGATCATCTTaaagatatataataatatgtatcaAAGCAAATATTTTATGACTGTGGGagttattaaagt
This region of Cannabis sativa cultivar Pink pepper isolate KNU-18-1 chromosome 7, ASM2916894v1, whole genome shotgun sequence genomic DNA includes:
- the LOC115696470 gene encoding transcription factor bHLH52-like, with translation MLQLTTHNYPLPTSLAIFLFFILYTSHTHHLFVKSLLSIYLIFFYSSHLVSIIYYIAPMALTFCSNNFPQNLINTDTVLFPQTKKQRSSSSSSSSSTLSFSSNTYSFTTNHNVDPPQPLLFLSNPTNQNPFFSSPPLYSSFQYDYYYDPITNTNLDYSEPAFSSHHPEMEFFIDPNQHIDDQLLLAPLLPEQVAVPENYLDQNQQVMMINNNNPYSEMVITGADHVSELKRRSSSSSKVVSPQSMAARERRRKIAEKTQELGKLIPGGNKMTTAEMFQAASKYVHFLKAQISVLQKMGKEEVLNVKELEVLTSPIVQERLYSEEKCLVLKEFVGQTTHNQINIIKS